The Labrus bergylta chromosome 15, fLabBer1.1, whole genome shotgun sequence genome includes a region encoding these proteins:
- the slc35b2 gene encoding adenosine 3'-phospho 5'-phosphosulfate transporter 1, translating into MPSFSWRVWLALVLLLFPSTAAADESSLLEGWHDVWFFRFLVNILGYSTIIIPGYFLISYFKRTNYLDTGSGICFPVIKSCVFGSEAKSGLLDDVSVGSRNEGHSGSSVRQVIKLIFCAAGLQVSYLTWGVLQERVMTRSYGAETPEEQGEKFKDSQFLVFMNRILALTVSGLWCLMFKQPSHGAPMYKYSFASLSNIMSSWCQYEALKYISFPTQVLAKASKVIPVMLMGKIVSHKSYEYWEYLTAVLISVGVSMFLLSSTPSKHPSTVTTFSGIIILVGYIVFDSFTSNWQDNLFKYKMSSVQMMFGVNLFSCLFTVGSLLEQGAFFDSLAFMTRHSEFAFHAVLLSVCSACGQLFIFYTINQFGAAVFTIIMTLRQAIAILLSCFLYGHTVSIVGGFGVAVVFLALFLRVYARSRMKSGRRPAQLLGQKV; encoded by the exons GGTTTGGCTCGCACTTGTGTTGCTCCTCTTTCCTTCGACAGCGGCTGCCGACGAGTCGTCACTACTGGAAGGCTGGCACGACGTCTGGTTCTTTCGCTTCCTTGTCAACATCCTGGGATACTCCACCATCATCATCCCTGGCTACTTCCTCATTAGCTACTTCAAGCGTACCAATTACCTAGACACAG GCAGTGGGATTTGCTTCCCTGTCATAAAGTCCTGTGTGTTTGGCAGTGAGGCCAAGTCAGGTCTGTTGGATGACGTGTCAGTTGGATCCAGGAACGAGGGACATTCAGGCTCGTCAGTCAGACAGGTCATCAAATTAATCTTCTGTGCTGCCGGACTTCAG GTTTCCTACCTGACATGGGGAGTCCTGCAGGAGCGTGTAATGACCCGTTCCTATGGAGCCGAGACTCCAGAGGAGCAGGGTGAGAaattcaaggactctcagttcTTGGTCTTTATGAATCGTATCCTTGCTCTGACTGTGTCGGGCCTGTGGTGCCTCATGTTCAAGCAGCCTAGCCATGGAGCACCCATGTACAAGTACTCTTTTGCCTCCCTCTCCAACATCATGAGCAGCTGGTGCCAGTACGAGGCGCTCAAGTACATCAGCTTCCCCACTCAAGTCCTGGCCAAGGCCTCCAAAGTCATTCCTGTCATGCTCATGGGAAAGATTGTCTCCCACAAGAGCTACGAATACTGGGAATACTTAACCGCCGTGCTGATTTCTGTGGGGGTCAGCATGTTCCTGCTGTCCAGCACGCCCAGCAAACACCCGTCCACTGTCACCACCTTCAGCGGGATCATCATCCTCGTCGGCTACATTGTCTTCGATAGCTTCACCTCCAACTGGCAGGACAACCTGTTCAAGTACAAGATGTCGTCGGTGCAGATGATGTTCGGGGTCAACCTGTTCTCCTGCCTCTTCACAGTCGGCTCGCTACTGGAGCAGGGCGCCTTCTTTGACTCGCTGGCCTTCATGACGCGCCACTCCGAGTTTGCCTTTCATGCTGTGTTGTTGTCCGTCTGCTCTGCATGCGGCCAACTCTTCATCTTCTACACAATCAACCAGTTTGGAGCTGCAgtcttcaccatcatcatgaCCCTACGGCAGGCCATCGCCATCCTCCTCTCATGCTTCCTCTACGGGCACACCGTCTCCATAGTCGGTGGATTTGGTGTCGCTGTAGTTTTCTTGGCACTTTTCTTGCGGGTGTATGCTCGTAGCCGCATGAAGTCAGGCAGGCGGCCTGCACAGTTGCTCGGGCAGAAGGTGTAG